The window GAACAGCGACGCATCCCCAACTGGCCCTGGCACCCTGCGCGGGTCTGGGCCCCGAGATGCCTGCTCCCGAGGGCGCCATCCCTTCGCGGGGCGGCCCCCTGCAGGCCTCGGTGGGGAGTGCCCCGGAGAGCTTCGCAGGCTCTGGTCCGGGGCAGCAGGTCACCCCGCTCGGCTAGACTCAGCTCGACTCCCGGGGCTCGACAGGCGCCTGGGCCTCTCCTGAGTGGTCAGCGAGACCCGCCAATCGGGGCGCTGGGGCCGGCTCTGGGCCGCTGGATATTGGCTCCTCACACTCACCGTGCCTCGCTCCCCCGGTTCGCTGCCCGCGCTGATTGGCTCCAGTACCGGACCCCGAAACCCAATCAGAGGCTCcagccgccgctgccgccgccactGCCGCTGCCTCGCAAAATGGCGAAGTCGAACAAAGGGGAATCGGGCCTCCCTCCAACTGCCTCCGCGCAGGCGCCTCTTAGGCCACGCCCCCTACCCCGAGCTCTGGGCACGCCCCACCCCCGCAGAAGCAGCACTGCGCAGGCGTATGCCTTAGCCACGCCCAGTTTCCTGATTGGCTCCCACCCGGCCAAAGGAATACGCAGGCGCCTTCCAGGCGCTCCAGACCCTTCCACTCAAACGCCGCCCTGAACATTAGCACCACGCAGGCGCTAAGTAACTCCTTTGCCAACTGCCCTCCCTCTTCTTTGCGGCCCCTGGAGACACACCCCTTGGGACTTAATGCGCAGGCGCCGCTCTACCCAACTTGCATTCGGCTGTCTCGTTACGCAtgcccgggcggcggcggcggtcgGGCTTCACCGCCGGAAGTTCGGCGGCCATCACCAAAGAGTGCTGGTTCGGCTAGCTAGCTAGAGGGGCTCGTTTCCGCCCGGCTCCCGGATGGTGGGCGGCCATCTTAGGTACGCGCAATTAAAGGCTGTGGTGGGATTGGCTTCGTATCGTGGGCTCGTCCGCTGCTACCCACCTACCAGAGCCCTTCCCTGCGGGGCGGGACCTCGTAACGGCTAACTCCTTTCCAGGTGAAGGGTAACGGGGGTACGTTGGGTCTTTGAGCGAGCCTCCTCGCTTCCTCCCACGGGATCCCGGGACAGGCCCTACGCCCTGGCTGATCACCCCTAGGGTAGGAGACAGAGAATGGGAGGCCTCTCTCTACTTCTTCCCCCagttccccccccccaaaaaaagatggGGGTGAGCCTTCCTTAAGGGGCCGCCTTCCCTCTCACCCCTGCCCGCGTCTTGGCAGTACACTCCGCCTGACCGGTACACTCTCTAGTTGGCGACCTTTTTGTCTCTGGGCCAGACCCAATGGGGAAGTACTCTTGCATCTTTCAGAGAAAAGACTGTCCTAAATCAGCCTTGCTCGGCGCGGGCTCGGGGAAAGGAGGAGGCGGGTCCTAGGACTGCCTTTCTTCCGCTCCTGGGAAGCGCGAAATGCAATCGGGTCATGGCCGCCTCCGAACCCAGGCATTACTCCTCTCCTTCTTACCCCGAGGATTTTTGCGTTCCTTTCTAGAGAAGTCACACTCAGTAATAAACGGTGGGGGGAAAAGTTAGTACGTGGGTGGTCAGGGCAGTCTGAATGTAATATATTTGGGCTGCCTAagcatttttactctttttatagctgaagaaACACTTCAGTTCTGGAAATAGCGACCCAGTATCATGGCTGGCAGCCCTAATGAAGATTCAGAAGGAAGCCGAGTGCGTAACAACTATTAACTTATTGGTGAACTGAAATTAAGAATGATTGAGGTCAAAGCACAAACACTTTTTAATTAAACTAGTAATTGAattgtcttttttcctctcctgttGATTTATTTTAGAAAGGCTGATACAATCTTAGGCAGAGCCCACTCATTACTTTGCACATGCTTTAATTCGCTTTAGATAACTCATTAAGTTCTGAAAATATGTCTTCTAAATGAAGGAGGGATGAGGGGgggagaggtggtggtggtggtggtggtggtgggcacaggaaaggaaaagaagtagcttagtatttttctatatgtaacaaaagtttctttctctttgcacATTTTAGATTACTTATGTGAAAGGAGACCTATTTGCATGTCCCCAAACAGACTCTTTAGTGCATTGTATCAGTGAGGACTGTCGAATGGGCGCTGGGATAGCTGTCCTCTTCAAGAAGAAATTTGGAGGAGTGCAGGAACTATTGAATCAACGTGAGTTTTGAAAGCAGCTGAACTCATGTGCCCCGATTAGACCATCTTTTGATGCTCCTTTTAAGCTTAATAATTTAAACAAGATATATATGCACAGATGGGGTTCCTAACTACCGAGCCCTTTTAACTCTTCAGATTTAAGTTTTTCCTCTACAGAGATGATCTCTAGTTTGGGTTGGCCCACGAAACCTGAGTTCttgtaaaagttttaaatttcttctccctttttcataaatgttttttaataatattacTCAATTTGTCTGAAGCCTTTAATAACTCTGGCATGCTTAACAAAGTCCACAGCTTTTAGCCTGGCATTCAGGATTCCCTGTTTGCCCATACTGTGCTTATGCTTCAAAGAGTTTAGAACTTTTCCTTACAAACACTTCCCGTTCCTTGCTCCCAGTGATTGTAAAGCAGAAATGTGTACCAGAATCAGAGGTGGAGCTTCTGAAAACAGTTGCTTAGACCACAGTCCAGGCTTACTGAATCAGTCGCCACTGGTGATTCTGCTCCCAGCCTAAAGAAAGCAACTTCTTACTGCTTTGTATTGTATTTGTTTCAAAACACTACACAGTTCTTCTGACTGGACACTGTtaaataatttagtttttaatgttAATACATCTATGTTCCCCCATAATGCTTAACACATTAGCTGTTTGtatgtaaaaatataattattaaatacaCATTTGGCAAGTGAAAAATGCTGCACATTCTAAAATATTTCAAGGCAATAgacattaacattttttaagagaacaagaaaggaaatttgaaaatgtaGCAGGATTGAAGGTGGATTGTGAGGAAAACATGATTGAAAACATGATTTCCTAAAACAGCAGGAAAACTGGAAGTTAAGGAATATGGTATTTAGGAAGGCTGATAAGGATCAAAGGGTTCTTCAGA of the Bubalus kerabau isolate K-KA32 ecotype Philippines breed swamp buffalo chromosome 3, PCC_UOA_SB_1v2, whole genome shotgun sequence genome contains:
- the OARD1 gene encoding ADP-ribose glycohydrolase OARD1 isoform X4 translates to MAGSPNEDSEGSRITYVKGDLFACPQTDSLVHCISEDCRMGAGIAVLFKKKFGGVQELLNQQKKSGEVAVLKRDGRYIYYLDWMWS